A region of the Deltaproteobacteria bacterium genome:
GTGCCAGGCCCTCTGTAGCCTCCTGGTCGAGCCGCTTTTTCCCTGCCCCTTTCCAGGAGTCGTAACTCTGCCGCTTGATCAGGTCGGGAACGAAGAACTCGGTCCGGCATAGCTGAAACGTCTTCGGCTGGGTCAGGTACTGACCCCCGATCCCCACATCCTTGATCATGGGCAAATCAATTGCCTCATCGCTCATGTCAATGGGTTTGTGCATCTTTTTGACCATGCCGCAAAGCTCCTCGTCGGCCAGGAATTTTTCGAAACTCATCTCCACGAAGGACCCCAGGATACCGCAGGCGTGGAGCACAAAATTTATCCCGCTTCTGATGGCGGTCAGGAGAGACATGGCCGATTCCATGCCCGCCTGGATATCCGGGAAATGGGCATCGGTCAGGGCCCCGCCGCTCCGGGAGGGCAGGTTATAAAACCTCGCCATCTGGGCCGTCGCGGAAACAAGCATCGCGTTTTCCACCGCGCCTATGGCAAGGGCCCCCGTCTTCATATCGATGGGACAGGAAGTGGCGCCGTAGATGTAAGGTATACCCGGACGTACCAATTGGGCCAGGGTGAGCCCGGCCAGGACCTCGGCGTTCTGAAGCGCCAGCACACCGGCAAGGGTCACCGGCCCGGAAGAGCCGGCCATGACCAGGCTGGCGTCCAGGATGGGCTGGCCTGCACGGGCGAATTCAATTAATGAGCCGGCCATTTCCTCCGAGTACTGGAGGGGGGCGATAACACTGATGATGGGCAGCATGACCGGGTGTTCAGCGATCTCCTCCTTCCCTCCAAACACGATCGCTGCCATTTCAACCGCATCCACTGCAGCCTGCCGCGTGACAGGGCTCCCCATGAAAGGACGGTCACAGAGCGT
Encoded here:
- a CDS encoding trimethylamine methyltransferase, giving the protein MFDRMQAFTNEEMTRIHDSAMEILRDVGVAFHEPEALEIFKNHGAKVKGDVVFLEEKMVTMALENAPSRFHLTGRNPDRSVWIGENDFVLVPGYGAPFIITPEGEQRLGTLDDYNNFCKLVQSSKYLDMNGFLMAEPSDVPTETAYLDMMFSSLTLCDRPFMGSPVTRQAAVDAVEMAAIVFGGKEEIAEHPVMLPIISVIAPLQYSEEMAGSLIEFARAGQPILDASLVMAGSSGPVTLAGVLALQNAEVLAGLTLAQLVRPGIPYIYGATSCPIDMKTGALAIGAVENAMLVSATAQMARFYNLPSRSGGALTDAHFPDIQAGMESAMSLLTAIRSGINFVLHACGILGSFVEMSFEKFLADEELCGMVKKMHKPIDMSDEAIDLPMIKDVGIGGQYLTQPKTFQLCRTEFFVPDLIKRQSYDSWKGAGKKRLDQEATEGLARRLDGYEKPDMDPAIEHDLAKFVAGRKG